A stretch of Longibacter salinarum DNA encodes these proteins:
- a CDS encoding segregation and condensation protein A, with the protein MYRVSLQQFEGPMDLLLFFIRRDELDIYDIPIAQIADEYLAYVRLLEEIDLDGVADFIYMAALLINIKARMLLPTETTDEDGEVVDPRRELVERLLEYVRFKEASDQLAERRETVSDMYPRGEAASDRDEIQDSHDVDVDNSVYDLVKALGQMLQQAEEEEEVVHEVEPLRYSIEGQQEYVLERLMSEPRVPFSELCEGRSKPFIIATFLATLELARQQYLYVEIHTEDAIDFTLVERDEQPLIEDDPGVEIPDGVQVADDDASSTSDESERSKAPGDTAIGGDGAMTG; encoded by the coding sequence ATGTATCGCGTTTCCCTGCAGCAGTTCGAAGGTCCGATGGACCTGCTGCTGTTCTTCATCCGACGGGATGAGCTCGACATTTACGACATCCCGATCGCCCAGATCGCGGACGAGTACCTCGCGTACGTGCGTCTGCTCGAAGAAATCGACCTGGACGGGGTCGCGGACTTCATCTACATGGCTGCGCTCTTGATCAACATCAAGGCGCGGATGCTGCTTCCGACGGAGACGACGGACGAGGACGGCGAGGTCGTTGATCCCCGGCGAGAACTCGTGGAGCGGCTGCTTGAATACGTTCGCTTCAAAGAAGCCTCGGACCAGCTAGCCGAGCGACGTGAAACGGTCAGCGACATGTATCCGCGCGGGGAGGCGGCGAGCGACCGAGACGAAATCCAGGACTCGCACGACGTCGATGTCGACAACTCGGTGTACGACCTCGTGAAAGCTCTCGGTCAGATGCTACAGCAGGCCGAGGAAGAGGAAGAGGTGGTGCACGAGGTCGAGCCGCTCCGGTATTCGATCGAGGGGCAGCAGGAGTACGTGCTCGAACGGTTGATGTCCGAGCCCCGCGTGCCGTTCAGTGAGCTGTGTGAGGGGCGCTCGAAGCCGTTCATCATCGCCACATTTCTTGCGACGCTTGAGCTTGCCCGTCAGCAGTATCTGTACGTTGAGATTCATACGGAAGACGCGATTGACTTCACCCTTGTCGAGCGCGACGAGCAGCCGTTGATCGAAGACGACCCCGGTGTTGAGATCCCGGACGGGGTGCAGGTTGCGGACGACGACGCATCGTCGACGTCAGATGAATCCGAGAGATCGAAGGCGCCGGGCGACACTGCCATTGGCGGCGATGGCGCCATGACCGGCTGA
- a CDS encoding BACON domain-containing protein, with translation MNPLRGREISSTLVLLSALLLFGGCDIVGSETKSGPDPSLELSSSTVTFDEYTTEARLTLVLYNSDSLSWSVAERPNWLHVAPDNGVVRGRDQLSLRVDTTQIVGGTVASEPLILTSGEKKDTVRVTKEVPRPLLHLSTTSFHLDELRRSDSLTIESEYGHEIPWTIQHKPKWITVHQSDSTSVTASMSMSFTVDESLLPYGSDNSNQIDIR, from the coding sequence ATGAATCCGTTGCGTGGGCGAGAAATATCTTCGACTCTTGTACTCTTATCAGCTCTTTTGCTATTCGGTGGATGTGATATCGTAGGATCGGAAACAAAGTCCGGACCTGATCCCTCTCTTGAGCTAAGCTCATCAACGGTGACGTTCGACGAATACACTACCGAAGCAAGACTAACTCTTGTTCTCTACAACTCCGACTCCCTTTCTTGGAGTGTCGCAGAACGACCCAACTGGTTGCATGTTGCCCCAGACAACGGAGTCGTGAGAGGCAGAGACCAACTATCTCTGCGCGTTGATACGACCCAAATAGTGGGAGGAACTGTCGCTTCCGAACCATTGATTCTAACTTCGGGCGAGAAGAAGGACACCGTCAGGGTGACAAAAGAGGTTCCACGCCCCCTCCTCCACCTCAGCACCACATCCTTTCACTTGGACGAACTGAGACGGTCGGATAGTTTAACGATCGAATCCGAGTATGGCCACGAGATTCCATGGACGATTCAACACAAGCCCAAGTGGATAACCGTGCACCAATCGGATTCCACCTCAGTCACCGCGTCGATGTCGATGTCATTTACAGTGGACGAATCACTGTTACCATACGGCTCTGATAATAGCAACCAGATTGACATTCGATGA
- a CDS encoding transposase: MLALPPKHRCRLRTTNMFDRLIEEIRRRERMVRISPTMDAARRLIGSRCAEQNEEWSTRCRHLTMDDFFAWERAQAVQAEAEPDPTATPLLHTA; this comes from the coding sequence ATGCTAGCGCTTCCGCCCAAGCACCGCTGCCGCCTTCGGACCACAAACATGTTCGATCGTTTGATCGAGGAGATTCGACGTCGAGAACGCATGGTCCGCATCTCCCCGACGATGGATGCAGCGCGTCGTCTGATCGGGTCTCGCTGCGCGGAGCAGAACGAGGAGTGGTCCACCAGGTGCCGCCATCTCACCATGGATGACTTCTTCGCCTGGGAGCGTGCACAGGCCGTGCAAGCCGAGGCCGAGCCTGACCCGACCGCAACGCCGCTCCTTCACACCGCATAA
- the scpB gene encoding SMC-Scp complex subunit ScpB, which yields MTNPITNGSAENTDNANDAPESESSPVMSPGPEASAIDEPVTGEEESVDNPGRETTDKPEAQSPAPESADSEENGAEDGETVSDPESEEESDSDGPPEDDRDHTVPGARLDPEALEEIDIDPRLMKAAESMIFAADEPVPPHRIGEIFAEVTGRMQPDIATVEAHVRALNQEYQSTGRPLVIHEWSGGYRITTRPEMSPFVKALVVGEQETSLSRSLLETLAVLAYRQPVTRPEVDFVRGVNSDYAIRKLLDLGLADVKGRSESLGRPLLYGTTDRFLEQFGLNTLEDLPTLREIEDLLDDPNFDEERSQLLQLDTEKEITDRETAKEVLSEAREMVQKGELDADDFIDNEEASDEVSSSEEGVEAENETPEDAGDRADGNVTADGVPSDVESGDRESA from the coding sequence GTGACCAATCCCATTACAAACGGAAGCGCCGAAAACACAGACAACGCAAACGACGCACCTGAATCTGAGTCCAGTCCTGTAATGTCGCCGGGGCCTGAAGCCAGTGCTATCGACGAACCCGTGACAGGAGAGGAAGAAAGCGTCGACAACCCTGGCCGGGAGACCACGGATAAACCGGAAGCACAGTCCCCAGCACCGGAATCTGCGGATTCGGAAGAAAACGGGGCCGAGGATGGAGAGACGGTCTCCGATCCGGAATCAGAGGAAGAGTCTGACAGCGACGGCCCACCGGAAGACGATCGCGATCACACCGTGCCCGGCGCCCGACTCGACCCCGAGGCCCTGGAGGAGATCGACATCGATCCTCGCCTGATGAAGGCGGCGGAATCCATGATTTTCGCTGCTGATGAGCCGGTTCCTCCGCACCGTATCGGCGAGATCTTTGCCGAGGTGACCGGTCGTATGCAGCCAGACATTGCCACGGTCGAAGCGCACGTCCGCGCCCTGAATCAGGAATACCAGTCGACCGGTCGTCCGCTCGTGATCCATGAGTGGTCCGGTGGCTACCGCATTACGACTCGCCCCGAAATGTCGCCGTTCGTCAAGGCGCTGGTCGTGGGCGAGCAGGAGACGTCGCTGTCTCGATCGCTGCTGGAGACGCTTGCGGTTCTGGCGTACCGGCAGCCCGTCACGCGTCCGGAGGTCGACTTCGTCCGCGGCGTAAACTCCGACTACGCGATTCGCAAGCTGCTGGACCTCGGGCTGGCCGACGTCAAGGGGCGGAGCGAGTCGCTCGGCCGGCCGCTGCTTTACGGAACCACGGATCGGTTTCTGGAGCAGTTCGGGCTCAACACGCTCGAGGACCTGCCGACGCTTCGGGAAATCGAAGATCTTCTCGACGATCCGAACTTCGACGAAGAGCGGTCACAGCTCCTGCAACTCGATACCGAGAAAGAGATCACCGACCGGGAGACGGCCAAAGAGGTGCTTTCCGAGGCTCGTGAGATGGTCCAGAAAGGCGAGCTGGACGCAGACGACTTCATCGACAACGAAGAAGCGTCCGACGAGGTCAGCTCGTCCGAAGAAGGAGTTGAGGCGGAGAACGAGACACCAGAGGATGCGGGCGACCGTGCGGATGGAAATGTAACTGCTGATGGTGTCCCGTCGGATGTAGAATCGGGCGACCGAGAATCGGCGTAG